The window GCGGCGGCCCTACTCCTTGGCCCCGACGCCGCCGTTCGGCCCGAGGCCCTGCTGATTGCGCGTTTTCTTGGGCCGCAGCTTTTTCGGTATCAGGGAGCCGGCGATGGAGGATGCCATGACTGAAAAATTGCAATGGCTGAGGTTGGAGCCGTTGGACAGCTGTTTCTTTAAGGGTTCCGAACCGATGGTCGCGGGTGAAAACCACACCGCCCGGTCTGTCTTTCCACCCATGCCGTCGACCCTTTTGGGGGCCCTCCGTACAGCGGTGCTGCTGCAGCGCGGCCTTGACCCTTCTACGTATGCAAGAGAGGAAAAGGCGGGCCGGGATATTGCCGGCCGCTATCCCCTTTTGGGGACGCCCGAGCGTCCTGGATTCAAGGTCGTCGGGCCGATTTTCGAAGCAACGGTGCCTGGCGGCGCGGTCGTGCGTTTTCTGCCTGCGCCTGCCCATTGGATGGCCTCAAAACAATCGTTGAAGAGGGCTGAAGCGATGCATCACGGCGCTTTTGACCCATGCGAGGATTCGGCTGAAAGCGGCAAGTCGACCCAGCCACAGCGAAGGATCGGGATTACTCCGGCTGACCTCCCTTCGGAGTTTATCCGCGCCGTGGGGCTGAAAGGCAGCGTCCCAGAACCCTTGTGGGCTCTCAATCCGCAGGCAGGGGACCTCGCGCCGCTTCTGGATCACTGGATTTCTGTGGAGGCTTTAGAAGAAATCCACCAGGGGAGGAACGAATTATCCTGTTTCTCGGATTTATCATCCTATACGGGAGGCCCTGCCCTATTGCCGTTGAAGGCGTTTTACACCTATGAGGAGCGGGTAGGGATCGCCCTCGAGGACCGGCGGCGGACTGCCAAGTCAGGATATTTGTATGCGGCGAGCCATATCCGCCTCAAGAAGGGCGTCGCGATGCTTTTGGGGCTTGACCGGGAGCTGGTGCCTTCTCATCTGGATGCGGAGGGGCTCCTGACCTTGGGCGGGGAGCAGCGGCTGGCAAGCTATACGCTTGTGCCTGACAGAATGCCCCTTCCGCCGAAGCGCGGCCCTTGGGCTGTAGCCCTCTCGCATTTTCCGTGGGAGGAATTGCGGGCCCATAACTGGCAGAATCTGCCAAGGATCTCTCGGGCGCCGGTGCGGATGGCCGGCTGGGATATGAAAAAGGCGTTTCACAAGCCGGTGACGGCGTATCTGGCGCCTGGCACCTCGATCAGGACGGCGGATGCAGGGGAATTGCCGGTGGGTTTCTATAACGGTTAGGAGAGGAGAGAGTGCCATGTTGTTTTCGACGAACGCTTCCAGGGTGTGTGTTCTTTACGCCGTGTCACCGCTTCACGCAGGGGCGGGTCAGTCAACCGGGGCTGTAGATCTCCCCATTCAACGGGAGCGCCACACCTCCTGGCCGATGATCCAGTCGTCGGGTTTGAAAGGGGCTTTCCGGGACTGGTTTACACGCTACTACGCCAATAGTAAAGCGGGCGAAATGGGTTACGAATCAGCGCATTCCCAGGCCAAGGAACTGGCCTGCAAGGTCTTCGGCCGAGAAGAGTCCCCAGACGGGCCTGAAGGCCACGCCGGGGCGATTTCCATCACCGACGGCCGTTTGTTGGCATTTCCGGTGAGAAGCAACGCCGCCCCATTCGTGTGGGTGACCGCTCCTTATGTGCTTACGCGGCTCGCGCGTGACCTCCGGTTGATCCCCGATGCAGGGTTGACGCTCCCCGGCATGGAGTTGGGTTCGGCGCCGGGCTCCGGCGAGGGCATGCTGATTCGGGGTGATATTGCCGCGGAAAACGGGTTGGTGCTGGAAGACCTGGTGGTCAAGATTGTTGAATCGAAGACGGATGCCGTGGCATTGAAGGCGGCCTTCGAAGCCCTGGCACCCCAGGTTGCGCGTCTTGTGCTGATTTCCGATGCGGATTTCACCTATCTGGTCCGCAATGCCACGGAAGTCCAGGCCCAGATTGCCATCAACCCGGAAACCGGCGTGACCACGGCTGGGTCGCTCCGTTATCAGGAGCTTTTGCCGGCTGATTCAGCCTTGTACACCCTCGTCTTTTTTACCACGGAGAGGACGCAGAACGAGCCCCAGCCGGTTGAATTTATAGCGGATCTCACCATGACCGCCTTGGCGACCCATGTCCAGATAGGCGGCGACATGACCTTGGGCCGCGGCCTCATGGAGGTTCGTTGGCTGCCGGGCGGAAAGGCATAGGAGGAAGCGATGGAGACGACGATTTCTCAGAAGCGGTCGCGATTCGCGTTGGAGCAGCTCGAGCGGATCCCGGTCAACAAGGACTTTGCAAACCTCACGGCCGGCCTGCCGGCGATGATCCTCGGCAACGGATTTGGACATGCCTTGGCCTTTCTCATTTCAAAGGCAACGAAGGATGGGCAGTTATCAGTAAAAGAGAAGCACTACGCAGCCTTCGCGATCATCGCGCGATGGTTGAAAGAGCGTGGAATCATCCCGGATGACGAGCCCAAGCCCTTTCTGACGAACCTTTCGGCGATGTCCCAGGAGCAGTACCTGCGGGCCCAAGACGAGGCCCTGCTGGTGCTCGAATGGGTGAAGCGCTACGCGAACTCGGCCCTTTTCCTCGAGGAGCAAGGAGACACGCCATGAATGCGAAGGCTGCTTCGAAGCCGGTTGTGCGGCCGGTCAATCCTGCCGTCGACCGCGTGATTGGAAAACAACCGCAAGGTCCCTTCAATTACGGCCTCTATTTTAACAAGTGGTTTTATGTCCAGGAAAGCGGCGGAAAATGTCCTGTCGAGGGGAATGCAGAGGATCCCGGAGACAATTTACTCCCCTCAATCGCCATGTTCAATGGGGAGGCTTCCCCCACGGGCGGTAAATGGGAGAGAAAGACCGCCGGCAGGCTTCTCGAGAAACGCCACGAACGTCAGGAAGCGGCAGCCCGGTCTTTTGAAAGCTTGGGATATCGCCTTCTGCGTTTCGAAGCGATTCTTGAAACGCCGCTGGTCGTTGGTCTTGGCAACGGCCATCCATCTGAAAAGGGTTTTTCATTCGATTGGACCCTTGGTGTGCCGTATATCCCGGCAAGCGGAATCAAGGGGGTGGTGCGTCTGGCCTGGCTGGTGAAGGCGCTCAACCGGATTCCCGAGGTGCAAGACGCCCGAAGGTTTTGGCAACAGGTGGGAAAAGGCCGGCTTCCGAACGAGGCGGGGGAAGCTCGCAGGGTCTTTGGAAATTTAGAGACGTCGGCTGAAGACAATCTCGAACCAAACAGGGGAGGGGTCGTCTTCATGGACGCTTTCCCTGCGAAACTGCCCCTCCTGAAGGCGGAGATCATGAACTGTCATTATCCTGAATATCTCAATAAGGCCAACGGGAGGCCGACGGAGGACCAGTCCCCTAATCCTCAAAAGTACTGGGCAGTTGATCCGCTTCTGGATCGTCAGGGCAGCGAGAACACCCGATTCGTGTTTCGTATCCTCATGGGACCGGAACTGGCGAAGGAGAAGGCCGTCGTGTCGGATTTTTCCGAGGCGTTTGAAGCCGCGTTGGACCGCCACGGTCTGGGGGCGAAAACCGCTGTAGGTCACGGAAGGTTTGGCCTTCACATCGCCAAACGGGATGATCCGGGCAGCCATGGCGAAGAGGCAGAACCTGAAGCGAAATCCGCAAATGCTCCTGTCGAACCTGTTCATGAAATTTGGGAAGGCGTTCACCTCCGTTACTTGGCAGACAGGCAGGAGGTGAGGGCGGAAGCCGGCGGGAAAAAGGCTTTCATGAAGGGTATGGATCTGATCCCCGAGCAATACCGCGCCAAACTCAAGAAAAATAAAATCGTCAAGGTCCAGCAAATCGAGACGATGCCCGCTGGGGGCAAAAACTACGCGATCGTGTCTGTTGAGTAGGATGATGCCTTGATTGCACCCAGCGGCATGGATTATGTTATGTTGCGATTTTCGACACTCCAGCCATAAGAGACTGAAAACCGGGCTTAAAATGTT is drawn from Desulfatiglans anilini DSM 4660 and contains these coding sequences:
- a CDS encoding type III-B CRISPR module-associated Cmr3 family protein; protein product: MTEKLQWLRLEPLDSCFFKGSEPMVAGENHTARSVFPPMPSTLLGALRTAVLLQRGLDPSTYAREEKAGRDIAGRYPLLGTPERPGFKVVGPIFEATVPGGAVVRFLPAPAHWMASKQSLKRAEAMHHGAFDPCEDSAESGKSTQPQRRIGITPADLPSEFIRAVGLKGSVPEPLWALNPQAGDLAPLLDHWISVEALEEIHQGRNELSCFSDLSSYTGGPALLPLKAFYTYEERVGIALEDRRRTAKSGYLYAASHIRLKKGVAMLLGLDRELVPSHLDAEGLLTLGGEQRLASYTLVPDRMPLPPKRGPWAVALSHFPWEELRAHNWQNLPRISRAPVRMAGWDMKKAFHKPVTAYLAPGTSIRTADAGELPVGFYNG
- the cmr4 gene encoding type III-B CRISPR module RAMP protein Cmr4, producing MLFSTNASRVCVLYAVSPLHAGAGQSTGAVDLPIQRERHTSWPMIQSSGLKGAFRDWFTRYYANSKAGEMGYESAHSQAKELACKVFGREESPDGPEGHAGAISITDGRLLAFPVRSNAAPFVWVTAPYVLTRLARDLRLIPDAGLTLPGMELGSAPGSGEGMLIRGDIAAENGLVLEDLVVKIVESKTDAVALKAAFEALAPQVARLVLISDADFTYLVRNATEVQAQIAINPETGVTTAGSLRYQELLPADSALYTLVFFTTERTQNEPQPVEFIADLTMTALATHVQIGGDMTLGRGLMEVRWLPGGKA
- the cmr5 gene encoding type III-B CRISPR module-associated protein Cmr5 produces the protein METTISQKRSRFALEQLERIPVNKDFANLTAGLPAMILGNGFGHALAFLISKATKDGQLSVKEKHYAAFAIIARWLKERGIIPDDEPKPFLTNLSAMSQEQYLRAQDEALLVLEWVKRYANSALFLEEQGDTP
- the cmr6 gene encoding type III-B CRISPR module RAMP protein Cmr6, yielding MNAKAASKPVVRPVNPAVDRVIGKQPQGPFNYGLYFNKWFYVQESGGKCPVEGNAEDPGDNLLPSIAMFNGEASPTGGKWERKTAGRLLEKRHERQEAAARSFESLGYRLLRFEAILETPLVVGLGNGHPSEKGFSFDWTLGVPYIPASGIKGVVRLAWLVKALNRIPEVQDARRFWQQVGKGRLPNEAGEARRVFGNLETSAEDNLEPNRGGVVFMDAFPAKLPLLKAEIMNCHYPEYLNKANGRPTEDQSPNPQKYWAVDPLLDRQGSENTRFVFRILMGPELAKEKAVVSDFSEAFEAALDRHGLGAKTAVGHGRFGLHIAKRDDPGSHGEEAEPEAKSANAPVEPVHEIWEGVHLRYLADRQEVRAEAGGKKAFMKGMDLIPEQYRAKLKKNKIVKVQQIETMPAGGKNYAIVSVE